Proteins from a single region of Chromobacterium sp. ATCC 53434:
- a CDS encoding OmpA family protein: MMMKNAVVSMLVASVVGLGGCANMSDTQKGVGGGAAIGAGVGAAIGALTAGGHGGRSAATGAAIGGLLGAGGGYLWSQHMQKQKEAMEQATKGTGIGVSQTADNRLKINIPSDASFDTGSYALKPSLKPVLDKLATTLQQNPVTSVNIIGHTDNTGTDAINNPLSVNRAKATQGYLASRGVDVNRIGIDGRGSREPVADNGTVSGRAMNRRVEIYVAEPAQPQK, translated from the coding sequence ATGATGATGAAAAACGCGGTGGTGTCGATGCTGGTGGCGAGCGTGGTGGGCCTTGGAGGCTGCGCCAATATGAGCGACACGCAGAAGGGCGTCGGAGGCGGCGCGGCGATCGGCGCCGGCGTGGGCGCGGCGATCGGCGCCTTGACCGCGGGCGGCCACGGCGGACGCAGCGCGGCCACCGGCGCGGCGATCGGCGGCCTGTTGGGCGCAGGCGGCGGCTATCTGTGGTCGCAGCACATGCAGAAGCAGAAAGAGGCGATGGAGCAGGCGACCAAGGGAACCGGCATAGGCGTCAGCCAAACCGCCGACAACCGGCTGAAGATCAATATCCCCAGCGACGCCTCCTTCGATACCGGCAGCTACGCGCTGAAGCCCAGCCTGAAACCGGTGCTGGACAAGCTGGCCACGACGCTGCAGCAGAACCCGGTGACCTCGGTCAACATCATCGGCCATACCGACAACACCGGCACCGACGCGATCAACAACCCGTTGTCGGTCAACCGCGCCAAGGCGACGCAGGGTTATCTGGCGTCGCGCGGCGTGGACGTCAACCGCATCGGCATCGATGGCCGCGGCTCGCGCGAGCCGGTGGCCGACAACGGCACCGTGTCCGGCCGCGCGATGAACCGTCGCGTCGAGATCTACGTGGCCGAGCCGGCGCAGCCGCAAAAATAA
- a CDS encoding RHS repeat domain-containing protein: protein MRLNYFPLGAGEATDGLGKGFSLNGFVKYDRLRRLLILASGERYRLIDEDTMPVTICQLKLDTVRVHRTIADGVRKYSVALKSGEIHHLVAPWGPDVYVPEKIESPLGHALHLRWESPGAGHLRLKEVFDEEKRALLRIDYPPVDGESVAITQWPDSADEKVELALHFENGYLRRIINESLGGDGIVWTLGYDADEKITAAVGGLLLNELSAPTGLIQRVKYEPLRMKLQDGGDGIGLPAVVMHTLLPGVEQPAIQTYYEYSAANYLGHGARFNGSQGGADELFDIQVQYHYQSVEKLLDKSLNPVSAIRSTTRKYNNFHLLISEEVREGNCVFRQETAYPALEGQSYQAQPATFQLPIRQTTSWETAGRARTESVSFEYDDAGQLVKQTAADGSITVIEYYPRGGEPGRCPAEPEGFSRYIKSKTVFPPISAEFGDETASRTEYVFQAARTRAGSLHPEAALQKTATYYVGAPGPEARDAMQRGKPAWTAYRPQRMAQERYDYFDAPEQIEHGRIKTRTVTTYGPDQTPYEATQHFTFEPTHSGNHDIALKQTVSLTVKKDPLDKQAGGSQTVSSIQVQSALTGRLLSETSALGNTVSYHYDRLGRLQTQTVHPDLAEYRSAERWDYRWPAADAPAQLIHTDALGNQSRSSHDGLGRVVREEVCDRDNGLGWQTVAVHQYDEAGRAARVTMTDVVHDRANKPVTLRKTVERGWDQWGQLSVERVLETGLESHHEVDPIGLTVTSWLVGTDRCSAKGKQFYSKASHDPTRRIVLAYHRESRSWDVEDKPYSATVSVWDGAHRLRRGTDEMGNHTQYRYDVWGRMVETVLPDGSALRKQYAPFSQTALPTRIGVVEHDVETVAGTQRFDGLGRLKETVSGGRPTRFEYANDAASLPHTVTGADGRARVHAVDDKLNEALKSVTATCPDQQPAVPAITQSYSYRLPQGQLQTAEEAGGAQSTWNRWPSGRLREEGQDIRSGGRKKASYRYSLTGSLQSGVGIDGAAQARTYQTAAAYIGKLIEIADEAVTVTLEYNGLQQLSAWTAKDKQGHALTTTVERDSLGREIKRTLAAKSGEIDTLLQFWYPNGQLHQRQRFGGSKLLCDETFAYDARNRLKTYTASGSLLPRDAYGKAMLGQRFEFDAFSNIRKCTTLLDGGGEDVAEYLFENKADPCQLSKVTHTASDYPAAIDLKYDKAGRLVRDEAGRTLHYDALGRLSRVDGPAGNAGYSYDAHDRLVCQSVEKSGMEHRLYYQADRLVNEWMTRSGQKPADGDSRVRLVYGAGGCAAQVNDDGKTSTTSLTGADGKGSIVSQQEDGQTKTYCYTPYGYRSSR from the coding sequence TTGCGCTTGAACTACTTTCCATTGGGCGCCGGGGAGGCGACGGATGGCCTGGGCAAGGGCTTTTCCTTGAACGGGTTTGTCAAGTACGACCGGCTGCGGCGTCTGTTGATTCTGGCATCGGGAGAACGCTACCGCTTGATTGATGAAGACACGATGCCGGTGACCATCTGCCAATTGAAGCTGGATACCGTCCGAGTGCATCGCACGATAGCCGATGGCGTCCGGAAATACAGCGTCGCGTTGAAGAGCGGCGAGATTCATCATCTGGTCGCGCCATGGGGGCCGGATGTCTACGTGCCAGAAAAAATCGAATCTCCGCTGGGACATGCGCTTCACCTTCGCTGGGAATCTCCCGGCGCCGGGCATTTGCGCTTGAAGGAGGTGTTCGACGAAGAAAAGCGCGCGCTGTTGCGGATCGATTATCCGCCGGTCGACGGCGAGAGCGTCGCGATAACGCAATGGCCGGATTCTGCCGATGAGAAAGTCGAGTTGGCGCTCCATTTCGAAAATGGCTATCTGCGACGGATCATCAATGAAAGCCTGGGCGGCGACGGCATCGTCTGGACTTTGGGATATGACGCGGATGAGAAGATCACGGCGGCGGTGGGCGGCCTGTTGCTGAACGAGCTGAGCGCGCCGACCGGGCTGATCCAGCGCGTCAAGTACGAGCCGTTGCGGATGAAGTTGCAAGACGGGGGAGACGGCATCGGCTTGCCGGCGGTGGTCATGCATACCTTGCTCCCCGGCGTGGAACAGCCGGCGATTCAGACCTACTATGAGTACTCCGCCGCCAATTATCTGGGTCATGGCGCCCGCTTCAACGGTTCGCAAGGCGGCGCGGACGAATTGTTCGATATCCAGGTGCAGTACCACTATCAGTCTGTCGAGAAGTTGCTCGACAAATCGTTGAATCCGGTCAGCGCCATCCGGAGCACGACCCGAAAGTACAATAACTTCCACTTGCTGATCTCGGAGGAGGTTCGCGAGGGCAATTGCGTTTTCCGGCAGGAGACCGCTTATCCGGCGCTGGAGGGGCAGTCGTACCAGGCGCAGCCGGCGACGTTCCAGCTGCCGATCCGGCAGACGACAAGCTGGGAGACGGCCGGCCGGGCCAGAACCGAGTCGGTTTCGTTCGAGTACGACGATGCCGGGCAACTGGTCAAGCAAACCGCCGCGGACGGTTCGATCACCGTTATCGAGTACTACCCGCGCGGCGGCGAGCCGGGGCGGTGTCCGGCGGAACCGGAAGGATTCAGCCGCTATATCAAGAGCAAGACGGTCTTTCCTCCGATAAGCGCCGAGTTCGGCGACGAAACGGCCAGCCGCACCGAATACGTTTTCCAGGCGGCCAGGACGCGCGCCGGCAGCCTGCACCCGGAAGCGGCGTTGCAAAAGACGGCGACCTATTACGTCGGGGCGCCGGGTCCGGAGGCGCGCGACGCGATGCAGCGAGGAAAGCCGGCGTGGACGGCGTACCGTCCGCAGCGGATGGCGCAGGAACGCTATGATTATTTCGATGCCCCCGAGCAGATCGAGCATGGGCGAATCAAGACCCGGACCGTCACCACCTACGGCCCCGATCAAACGCCTTACGAGGCGACGCAGCATTTCACTTTCGAGCCGACGCACAGCGGCAACCACGATATCGCGCTGAAGCAGACCGTCAGCCTGACGGTCAAGAAAGATCCGCTGGACAAGCAGGCCGGCGGGTCGCAGACGGTGTCGTCCATCCAGGTCCAGTCGGCATTGACCGGGCGTCTGTTGTCCGAAACCAGCGCCCTGGGCAATACGGTGTCGTACCATTACGACCGGCTGGGCCGGCTGCAGACCCAGACGGTCCATCCGGATCTGGCGGAATATCGCAGCGCCGAGCGCTGGGATTATCGATGGCCCGCGGCCGACGCGCCGGCGCAACTGATCCATACCGACGCGCTGGGCAACCAGAGCCGCAGCAGCCATGACGGACTGGGCCGGGTGGTCCGGGAGGAGGTGTGCGACAGGGACAACGGCCTGGGCTGGCAGACGGTGGCGGTTCATCAATACGACGAGGCCGGCCGAGCGGCGCGCGTCACGATGACCGACGTCGTGCATGACCGGGCCAACAAGCCGGTGACGCTGCGCAAGACGGTAGAGCGAGGCTGGGACCAGTGGGGGCAGCTCAGCGTCGAGCGGGTGTTGGAAACCGGCCTGGAATCGCACCACGAGGTCGACCCGATCGGCCTGACCGTCACATCGTGGCTGGTCGGAACGGACCGCTGCAGCGCGAAGGGCAAGCAGTTCTACAGCAAGGCCAGTCATGATCCGACGCGCCGCATCGTCTTGGCCTACCACCGGGAAAGCCGTTCATGGGACGTCGAGGACAAGCCGTACAGCGCCACCGTATCGGTCTGGGACGGCGCGCACAGGCTGCGCCGCGGCACCGACGAGATGGGGAACCACACGCAATACCGTTATGACGTCTGGGGGCGGATGGTGGAAACCGTGCTGCCGGACGGCTCCGCGCTGCGCAAGCAATACGCCCCGTTCAGCCAGACGGCGCTGCCGACGCGGATCGGCGTCGTCGAGCACGACGTGGAGACCGTGGCCGGCACGCAGCGTTTCGATGGTTTGGGGCGCTTGAAAGAGACCGTCAGCGGCGGACGACCGACCCGGTTCGAATATGCGAACGACGCCGCGTCGCTGCCACATACGGTGACGGGCGCGGATGGCCGCGCCCGGGTCCACGCGGTCGACGACAAGCTGAACGAGGCGCTGAAGTCGGTCACCGCGACCTGCCCGGATCAGCAGCCCGCGGTGCCGGCCATCACGCAGTCCTATTCCTATCGACTGCCGCAGGGACAGCTGCAGACGGCGGAAGAGGCCGGCGGCGCCCAGTCGACATGGAATAGATGGCCGTCGGGGCGGCTGCGCGAAGAGGGGCAGGACATCCGCTCCGGCGGACGGAAGAAGGCCAGTTACCGTTATTCGCTGACCGGCAGTTTGCAGAGCGGCGTCGGCATCGACGGCGCAGCGCAGGCCCGCACTTACCAGACCGCGGCGGCGTATATCGGCAAGCTGATAGAGATCGCCGACGAGGCCGTCACCGTGACGCTGGAGTACAACGGCTTGCAGCAGCTTTCCGCCTGGACGGCGAAAGACAAGCAGGGGCACGCGCTGACCACGACCGTGGAGCGGGACAGCCTGGGGCGCGAAATCAAGCGAACGCTGGCCGCCAAATCCGGAGAGATCGATACCTTGCTGCAGTTCTGGTATCCGAATGGCCAGCTGCATCAGCGGCAGCGCTTTGGCGGAAGCAAGTTGTTGTGCGACGAGACCTTTGCCTACGATGCCCGCAATCGGCTGAAAACCTATACGGCGTCGGGTTCGCTGCTGCCGCGCGACGCTTATGGCAAGGCGATGCTCGGGCAGCGCTTCGAGTTCGACGCGTTCAGCAATATCCGCAAATGCACGACCTTATTGGATGGGGGCGGCGAGGACGTGGCGGAATATCTGTTCGAGAACAAGGCAGACCCGTGTCAGCTGAGCAAGGTGACGCATACCGCCAGCGACTATCCGGCCGCTATCGATTTGAAATACGACAAGGCTGGCCGCTTGGTGCGCGATGAGGCCGGCCGGACATTGCATTACGACGCGCTGGGGAGGTTGTCGCGGGTGGATGGTCCCGCCGGCAACGCCGGCTACAGCTATGACGCGCACGACCGCCTGGTTTGCCAGTCGGTGGAAAAATCCGGGATGGAGCACCGTCTCTATTACCAGGCCGACAGGCTGGTCAACGAGTGGATGACCCGGTCCGGACAGAAGCCGGCGGACGGCGACAGCCGCGTGCGGCTGGTGTACGGGGCCGGCGGCTGCGCGGCCCAGGTTAACGACGACGGCAAAACTTCGACGACATCGCTGACCGGCGCGGACGGCAAGGGCAGCATTGTTTCGCAGCAGGAGGACGGCCAGACGAAAACTTATTGCTATACCCCCTACGGTTATCGGTCGTCGCGCTGA
- a CDS encoding Lrp/AsnC family transcriptional regulator encodes MNDTDRQLLALLRDDARMSVTALARKLRVSRATVQNRIARLEGGGIIVGYTVRLKPEAEAHRIRAWMGIAVDGNKAAAVMQALRGDPNVHTLHSTNGRWDILAELRADSLEQFDRVLGRVRLIPGIAASETSILLSTHKT; translated from the coding sequence ATGAACGATACCGACAGGCAGCTGTTGGCGCTGCTGCGCGACGACGCGCGCATGTCCGTCACCGCCTTGGCGCGGAAGCTGCGCGTGTCGCGGGCCACGGTTCAGAACCGCATCGCGCGACTGGAGGGGGGCGGCATCATCGTCGGCTACACGGTGCGCCTGAAGCCGGAAGCCGAGGCGCACCGCATCCGGGCCTGGATGGGCATCGCCGTCGACGGCAACAAGGCCGCGGCCGTGATGCAGGCGCTGCGCGGCGATCCCAATGTCCATACCTTGCACTCGACCAACGGCCGCTGGGACATCCTGGCTGAACTGCGCGCCGACTCGCTGGAACAATTCGACCGGGTGCTGGGGCGCGTTCGCCTGATTCCAGGCATTGCCGCCAGCGAAACCAGCATTCTGCTGTCCACGCACAAGACATAG
- a CDS encoding MFS transporter, which yields MNATELRASLGLAGIYALRMLGMFLILPVFAIYAKTLQGADNHTLIGIALGSYGLTQAILQLPLGMLSDRIGRKKVIYGGLLLFALGSFVAAGAHDIATLTIGRVIQGAGAISAAITALLADLTREENRTKAMAMIGMSIGTTFAASLVLGPLLAKYIGVNGIFALTGFLSLAALIGVWLIIPDPAQSRFHSDTEANAKRLPAVLRNGQLLRLNYGIFALHAAQMAMFVTVPFALIKTAHLDKSQHWQVYLPVTVIGFILMVPAIIYGEKKARLKPVFIGAIALMTAAQLGMALALDSFWQIASWLSLYFIAFNILEATLPSLISKIAPADAKGTAIGVYNTSQSFGLFLGAAAGGWLYSHYGPAGVFGFTTLLMLSWLIWSLGMQAPKAVRSVMLHIGDAWQGDAEALSRELASVAGVDEAVVVLADRVAYLKVSQQQWDETEVRRLIDATF from the coding sequence ATGAATGCCACTGAACTGCGGGCCAGCCTGGGGCTGGCCGGTATCTACGCCCTGCGCATGCTGGGCATGTTCCTGATCCTGCCCGTCTTCGCCATCTACGCCAAAACCCTGCAGGGCGCCGACAACCACACGCTGATCGGCATCGCGCTGGGCAGTTACGGCCTGACCCAGGCCATCCTGCAACTGCCGCTGGGCATGCTGTCCGACCGCATCGGCCGCAAGAAGGTGATCTACGGCGGCCTGCTGCTGTTCGCGCTGGGCAGCTTCGTCGCCGCCGGCGCGCACGACATTGCCACGCTGACCATCGGCCGCGTGATCCAGGGCGCCGGCGCCATCTCCGCCGCCATCACCGCGCTATTGGCCGACCTGACCCGCGAGGAAAACCGCACCAAGGCGATGGCGATGATAGGCATGTCGATCGGCACCACCTTCGCCGCCAGCCTGGTGCTGGGCCCGCTGCTGGCGAAGTATATCGGCGTCAACGGCATCTTCGCGCTGACCGGCTTCCTGTCGCTGGCGGCGCTGATTGGCGTATGGCTGATCATTCCGGATCCGGCGCAGTCGCGCTTCCACTCCGACACCGAGGCCAACGCCAAACGGCTGCCGGCGGTGCTCAGAAACGGCCAGCTGCTGCGGCTGAACTACGGCATCTTCGCGCTGCACGCGGCGCAGATGGCGATGTTCGTCACCGTGCCCTTCGCGCTGATCAAGACCGCCCACCTGGACAAATCCCAGCACTGGCAGGTCTACCTGCCGGTGACGGTGATAGGTTTCATCCTGATGGTGCCCGCCATCATCTACGGCGAGAAGAAGGCCAGGCTGAAGCCGGTCTTCATCGGCGCCATCGCGCTGATGACCGCCGCCCAGCTGGGCATGGCGCTGGCGCTGGACAGCTTCTGGCAGATCGCCAGCTGGCTGTCGCTGTACTTCATCGCCTTCAACATTCTGGAGGCGACGCTGCCGTCGCTGATCTCCAAGATCGCCCCGGCCGACGCCAAGGGCACGGCCATAGGCGTCTACAACACCTCGCAATCATTCGGCCTCTTCCTCGGCGCGGCCGCCGGCGGCTGGCTGTACAGCCATTACGGCCCGGCCGGCGTGTTCGGCTTCACCACGCTGCTGATGCTGTCCTGGCTGATCTGGTCGCTGGGCATGCAGGCGCCGAAGGCGGTGCGCTCGGTGATGCTCCACATCGGCGACGCCTGGCAGGGCGATGCCGAGGCCTTGTCGCGCGAGCTGGCCTCGGTGGCCGGCGTCGACGAGGCGGTGGTGGTGCTGGCCGACCGCGTCGCCTATCTGAAGGTGTCGCAACAGCAGTGGGACGAGACCGAGGTCCGCCGGCTGATAGACGCCACGTTCTAA
- a CDS encoding single-stranded DNA-binding protein has translation MNSITFDGRLAADAELRYTPSGEPVLSFRVASDIGFGERKSTNWFSCQVWGKRGESLKNYLAKGQQVTVYGQLTLREWQDKDGNKRVSPDVRVNELSLQGGRNEMGGGASSGGMGGGMDDGYGYNAPAQRQEAPAAPRRQEPKPAPRMDDMDDDIPF, from the coding sequence ATGAACAGCATCACCTTTGACGGCCGTCTGGCCGCCGACGCCGAACTGCGTTACACCCCGAGCGGCGAGCCCGTCCTGTCGTTCCGCGTGGCCAGCGACATCGGCTTCGGCGAGCGCAAGAGCACCAACTGGTTCAGCTGCCAGGTATGGGGCAAGCGCGGTGAATCGCTGAAGAACTACCTGGCCAAGGGCCAGCAGGTGACGGTCTACGGCCAGCTGACGCTGCGCGAATGGCAGGACAAGGACGGCAACAAGCGCGTGTCGCCGGACGTGCGCGTCAACGAACTGAGCCTGCAGGGCGGCCGCAACGAGATGGGCGGCGGCGCCTCCTCCGGCGGCATGGGCGGCGGCATGGACGATGGCTACGGCTACAACGCGCCGGCCCAGCGCCAGGAAGCGCCGGCCGCGCCGCGCCGCCAGGAGCCGAAGCCGGCTCCGCGCATGGACGACATGGACGACGACATCCCGTTCTGA
- a CDS encoding N-acetylmuramoyl-L-alanine amidase-like domain-containing protein: MRNRQARPDIDADIRQRHQPSAARQQLNESPIMRKTLLAAWLLFPGAAYADNNIDFHNIKEQKLIEIFQQNEKSPPGWKIKIFSSLFLGNAYFPSRLIGSNHADEKLVVDFGRLDCFTYLDYVESLRRSSSIHNFVENVMFTRYVEGKVSYLSRKHFFSDWVSTEPRYVKDVTQSISSLAITVVKQINQRADGSPYIAGLKTKRRNISYIPGEKIDDDALKRLKDGDYIGIYAEAAGLDVTHTGIFVRQPDGPMFRNASALSSNMKVVDSPFLNYVKKWPGIIVYRAIDAQSSPTSGTPDAERQTAGLNAKQTL; encoded by the coding sequence ATGCGAAATCGGCAAGCCCGCCCCGATATCGATGCGGACATCCGGCAAAGGCATCAGCCATCCGCCGCGCGGCAACAACTGAACGAGAGCCCGATCATGAGAAAAACGCTATTGGCGGCATGGCTCCTCTTTCCTGGCGCGGCATATGCAGACAACAACATTGATTTTCACAATATAAAAGAGCAAAAACTGATTGAGATATTCCAGCAAAACGAAAAATCTCCGCCCGGCTGGAAGATAAAAATCTTTTCAAGCCTTTTCCTGGGAAACGCCTACTTCCCCAGCAGATTGATAGGCTCGAATCATGCCGATGAAAAACTGGTGGTGGACTTCGGCAGGTTGGACTGCTTCACTTATCTGGATTATGTCGAGTCGTTGCGGCGCTCCTCCAGCATCCATAATTTTGTCGAAAATGTGATGTTCACCCGCTACGTCGAAGGGAAAGTCAGTTATCTCTCCAGAAAGCACTTCTTCTCCGACTGGGTCAGCACCGAGCCGCGCTATGTGAAAGATGTGACGCAGTCCATCAGCAGCCTCGCCATAACCGTAGTCAAACAAATCAATCAAAGGGCAGACGGCAGCCCTTACATTGCCGGGCTGAAAACGAAGCGCCGAAACATCAGCTACATACCTGGCGAAAAAATAGACGACGACGCGCTGAAGAGATTAAAGGACGGGGACTACATCGGGATTTACGCTGAGGCCGCGGGACTGGATGTCACGCATACCGGCATTTTCGTCCGCCAGCCCGACGGCCCTATGTTTAGAAACGCCTCAGCGCTGTCCAGCAATATGAAGGTTGTGGACTCGCCCTTTCTCAACTACGTGAAAAAATGGCCCGGAATCATCGTCTATCGGGCCATCGATGCGCAGTCATCGCCAACGTCGGGCACGCCTGATGCCGAGCGGCAAACCGCCGGACTCAACGCGAAGCAAACGCTTTGA
- a CDS encoding pyridoxal phosphate-dependent aminotransferase, whose protein sequence is MKYTRMLIEAESPEELGYGKIKFNLSESSVSDRKFKDFDMDLDDLTLLYGEHRGEARLRRLIAKQSDSQTVVEDDVLICNGAAGALFIIATSLLDKDSHLVVIRPNYATNIETPRAIGCEITYIDLKFDDGFRIDLGEVEKAIRPNTVYISVTCPHNPTGTVMSWADLARLGAIAEKHDCLVLVDETYRDLAYSSPYPTAAAISDRFISVSSLSKAYGTPGIRLGWLITRRAELYKLFLAAKEQIGICGSVVDEAIGYAVLRERSDWLAISNKTNLSRLAIVREWVRSEAYIEWVEPSAGVVCFPRLKVPAGFNLDKFYDSLLKNHHAYVGAGDWFEMPRNYMRIGFGWPEEGELRNGLASISAAIREQL, encoded by the coding sequence ATGAAATATACACGCATGCTTATTGAGGCAGAGTCCCCGGAAGAGCTTGGCTACGGGAAAATCAAATTCAATCTTTCCGAGAGCTCCGTCTCTGATCGGAAATTTAAAGACTTTGATATGGATTTGGATGATCTGACCCTGCTGTATGGCGAGCATCGTGGAGAGGCTCGCCTCCGCCGTTTGATCGCCAAGCAGAGTGATAGCCAAACTGTCGTCGAAGACGATGTCTTGATTTGCAATGGAGCGGCCGGGGCGCTGTTTATCATTGCCACTTCCTTGCTCGACAAGGATTCGCACTTGGTCGTGATCAGGCCTAATTATGCGACCAATATCGAGACTCCGAGGGCAATCGGGTGCGAGATAACATATATTGATTTGAAGTTCGATGACGGGTTCAGGATTGACCTGGGCGAGGTGGAAAAGGCCATTCGGCCGAATACTGTCTATATCAGCGTCACATGCCCACACAATCCTACCGGCACGGTCATGTCCTGGGCAGACCTCGCGCGGCTGGGCGCGATTGCGGAGAAGCATGACTGCCTGGTATTGGTCGATGAGACCTATCGTGATCTGGCCTATTCATCGCCTTACCCCACCGCGGCGGCCATCAGCGATCGATTCATCTCGGTTTCATCTCTGTCTAAGGCATATGGCACGCCTGGCATTCGTCTTGGGTGGTTGATCACGCGCCGCGCCGAGCTTTATAAGCTTTTCTTGGCGGCCAAGGAGCAAATCGGAATCTGCGGCTCTGTCGTTGATGAGGCGATAGGCTATGCGGTATTGCGTGAGCGGAGCGACTGGCTTGCCATCAGTAATAAGACGAATCTCAGCCGGCTCGCCATTGTCCGGGAATGGGTCCGATCCGAGGCTTATATCGAATGGGTTGAGCCTTCGGCCGGCGTGGTCTGCTTTCCGCGGCTGAAGGTTCCGGCTGGATTCAATCTGGATAAATTCTATGATTCCTTGCTGAAAAATCACCATGCATATGTTGGGGCGGGGGACTGGTTTGAAATGCCCAGGAATTATATGAGAATCGGCTTCGGCTGGCCTGAGGAGGGCGAGCTTCGGAATGGTCTGGCAAGCATTTCCGCCGCCATTCGCGAGCAACTCTAA
- a CDS encoding heme-binding protein, whose amino-acid sequence MSVRTMKIECDGAVKRGFLRKATMGLAWFGIASTLSVSACGQTLPAPGGLPLSLAMDAVGETVRVCEAKGLKVAVTIVDPDGVIKLQARGDGSPIHSQEFSYRKAYTVMSMGPMQGVDSNSALIGKVSPAASNGASILLMLPGAVLLKQNGQAIAAIGVSGAPKSLDDEACAQAGIDKIKGRL is encoded by the coding sequence ATGAGTGTGCGAACGATGAAGATCGAATGCGATGGCGCGGTGAAACGCGGTTTCTTGCGCAAAGCGACGATGGGGCTGGCATGGTTCGGCATCGCGTCGACGCTGTCGGTTTCCGCATGCGGGCAAACGCTCCCGGCGCCGGGCGGTTTGCCGCTGTCGCTGGCGATGGACGCCGTCGGCGAGACGGTGCGGGTGTGCGAGGCCAAGGGGCTCAAAGTCGCCGTCACGATCGTCGATCCGGATGGCGTGATCAAGCTGCAGGCGCGCGGCGACGGCAGCCCTATCCACTCCCAGGAGTTTTCCTATCGCAAGGCTTACACCGTGATGAGCATGGGGCCGATGCAGGGGGTGGACAGCAATAGCGCGCTGATCGGCAAGGTCTCGCCCGCCGCGAGCAATGGCGCGTCCATTCTGTTGATGCTGCCGGGCGCCGTCTTGCTGAAGCAGAACGGACAGGCGATTGCCGCGATCGGCGTCAGCGGCGCGCCGAAAAGCCTGGACGACGAGGCCTGCGCGCAGGCCGGCATCGACAAGATCAAGGGCCGTCTCTAG
- a CDS encoding LysR family transcriptional regulator, whose amino-acid sequence MTKFTLQDFQLFVRLAESLSVAAVARERGEHPSRISRMLSHMEAECGLRLFHRSTHGLSLTDDGCIFLEHAKTITRDADALADDLAARSNRVFGLVRISAPCILAEYVLIPRLRQLAHRHADLNISLHISDRQVDMSTEGIDIAVRAGISPRDTHVARKLGSHRRALYASPAYLAARGMPETPRDLARHDLIANAAVSAHNQWPFDEDDALSVLPVAGRIQADNTAAIVSLAQAGLGIGRINKVIGQELAARGSLTQVLAGYEDPTEFEISAVTLAPRNRVPKISACLDFLAECFSAFREPA is encoded by the coding sequence ATGACAAAATTCACCCTGCAGGATTTCCAGCTCTTTGTCCGGCTTGCCGAATCTCTGTCTGTCGCCGCGGTGGCGCGGGAGCGAGGCGAGCATCCGAGTCGGATATCGCGCATGCTGTCCCATATGGAGGCGGAATGCGGACTGCGCTTGTTTCACCGCAGCACCCACGGCTTGTCGCTGACCGACGACGGCTGCATTTTTCTCGAACACGCCAAGACCATCACTCGCGATGCGGACGCCCTGGCCGACGACCTGGCGGCGCGCAGCAATCGGGTCTTCGGCCTGGTCAGAATCAGCGCGCCATGCATCCTCGCCGAATACGTGCTGATTCCGCGTTTGCGCCAACTGGCCCACCGTCACGCCGACCTCAACATCAGCCTGCACATCTCCGACCGGCAGGTCGATATGTCGACCGAAGGCATAGACATCGCCGTCAGAGCGGGCATCTCGCCGCGCGACACCCATGTGGCGCGCAAGCTCGGATCGCACCGCAGGGCCTTGTACGCCTCGCCCGCCTATCTGGCGGCGCGCGGCATGCCAGAAACGCCGCGGGACCTGGCGCGGCACGATCTGATCGCCAATGCCGCGGTCAGCGCTCACAATCAATGGCCGTTCGACGAAGACGACGCCTTGTCCGTCCTGCCGGTGGCCGGGCGGATACAGGCCGACAATACCGCCGCCATCGTCTCGTTGGCGCAGGCGGGCCTGGGCATCGGCCGCATCAACAAGGTGATCGGCCAGGAACTGGCTGCGCGCGGGAGCCTGACACAAGTCCTGGCCGGCTACGAGGACCCGACCGAGTTCGAAATCTCGGCCGTGACCCTCGCGCCGCGCAACCGGGTGCCCAAGATATCGGCCTGCCTGGATTTTCTGGCGGAATGCTTCAGCGCGTTCAGAGAGCCTGCCTGA